A stretch of the Terriglobales bacterium genome encodes the following:
- a CDS encoding MBL fold metallo-hydrolase codes for MLNISIRNKARQFSKLVRHSAITRRTGKSSKPVLAKTGQMAVTFIGHSSFLIQIGGQNIVIDPNYAKWIFVLKRLRRPGVKVRDLPPIDIVMVSHAHFDHLHRPSLRAIVRHTHRLTGRAPLLMVPEHVSDLVSDLGFRKIVELAWWEECHTHGLTITHTPSRHWGARVIRDMHRGFGGFVVKSSKHSFYHSGDTAYFDGFAEIGRRLQPELALLPIGAYNPPSFRNVHTSPEDAVQAFRDMNARWMVPMHYGTFRLSHEPMDEPVQKLEHEAKRFGLTDRVLVLQEGITRIFS; via the coding sequence ATGTTGAACATCTCAATCCGCAATAAGGCCCGGCAATTCTCCAAGCTGGTGCGCCATTCCGCCATTACCCGCCGCACCGGCAAGTCCAGCAAGCCGGTTCTCGCCAAAACCGGACAAATGGCCGTCACCTTTATCGGCCACTCCAGCTTCCTGATCCAGATCGGCGGGCAGAATATCGTCATCGATCCCAATTACGCCAAGTGGATCTTCGTCCTCAAGCGCCTGCGTCGACCCGGCGTGAAGGTCCGCGATCTTCCCCCTATCGACATCGTGATGGTCTCGCACGCTCACTTCGACCACCTGCATCGGCCCTCGTTGCGCGCCATCGTGCGCCACACTCACCGTCTGACTGGTCGGGCCCCGTTGCTGATGGTCCCCGAGCACGTGAGCGATCTCGTCTCCGATCTCGGCTTCCGCAAAATTGTTGAGCTTGCATGGTGGGAGGAGTGCCATACCCACGGACTCACCATCACTCACACTCCCTCCAGGCACTGGGGCGCGCGCGTCATCCGCGACATGCATCGTGGATTCGGTGGCTTTGTCGTGAAGTCAAGCAAGCACTCGTTCTATCACTCCGGCGACACCGCCTACTTCGACGGCTTCGCCGAGATCGGCCGTCGCCTTCAACCCGAACTTGCCCTGCTTCCCATCGGCGCTTACAACCCGCCGTCGTTTCGCAATGTGCACACCAGCCCCGAAGACGCCGTCCAGGCCTTCCGCGACATGAACGCCCGCTGGATGGTGCCCATGCACTACGGCACCTTCCGCCTCTCGCACGAACCCATGGACGAGCCTGTCCAGAAGCTCGAGCACGAAGCAAAGCGTTTCGGTCTCACCGACCGCGTCTTGGTTTTGCAGGAAGGGATAACTCGGATCTTCAGTTGA
- a CDS encoding ferrochelatase has product MLPSMTYDAILLVSFGGPEKTEDVLPFLENVLRGRNVPRERMLEVAEHYYHFGGKSPINDQNRALIQALLAELKAHGVLLPVYWGNRNWHPMLADTLRQMKRDGIRRALAFVTASYSSYSSCRQYRENIEAARAAAGEGAPAIEKIRAYFNHPGFVNAVLDRVRVALEKLAPEQRSDVHICYTAHSIPTSMADGCKYVEQLTEASRLVSERLGRSGDPLVFQSRSGPPTQRWLEPDILDHLKAVHAQGKKNVVIVPIGFVSDHMEIIYDLDIQAREMCDQLGLTMVRAETVGTHPWFVRMIRELVEERIHKWERRPALGLLGPSHDVCPLDCCPAPAMRARP; this is encoded by the coding sequence ATGCTTCCATCCATGACTTACGACGCCATCCTGCTGGTTTCCTTTGGTGGTCCGGAGAAGACGGAAGACGTGCTTCCGTTTCTGGAGAACGTGTTGCGCGGACGCAACGTACCCCGCGAAAGAATGCTCGAAGTGGCGGAGCACTATTACCACTTTGGGGGCAAGAGTCCCATCAACGACCAGAACCGCGCGTTGATCCAGGCGCTGTTGGCAGAGTTGAAGGCGCACGGCGTGCTGCTGCCGGTCTATTGGGGGAACAGGAACTGGCATCCGATGCTCGCGGATACGCTTCGGCAGATGAAGCGAGACGGAATCAGGCGGGCACTCGCGTTTGTGACGGCGTCGTACAGTTCGTATTCGAGCTGCCGTCAGTATCGGGAGAATATCGAGGCGGCGCGAGCCGCGGCGGGGGAGGGCGCTCCAGCAATAGAAAAGATCAGGGCCTACTTCAATCATCCGGGCTTCGTGAACGCTGTGTTGGATCGTGTGCGTGTTGCTCTGGAGAAGCTTGCGCCGGAGCAAAGGAGCGATGTGCACATCTGCTACACGGCGCACAGTATTCCTACGTCGATGGCGGATGGCTGCAAGTACGTGGAGCAACTGACGGAGGCATCGCGGCTGGTTTCAGAGCGGCTGGGGCGGAGCGGCGATCCACTGGTGTTTCAAAGCCGGAGTGGGCCTCCGACACAGCGTTGGCTTGAGCCGGACATACTCGATCATTTGAAGGCAGTACACGCGCAAGGGAAGAAGAACGTGGTGATCGTACCGATCGGGTTTGTTTCCGACCATATGGAGATCATCTACGACCTGGATATCCAGGCGCGGGAAATGTGCGATCAGCTTGGCCTGACGATGGTGCGGGCGGAGACAGTGGGAACGCATCCGTGGTTCGTGAGGATGATACGAGAGCTGGTGGAGGAGCGAATACACAAGTGGGAGCGGCGTCCGGCGCTGGGACTGCTGGGACCGAGTCACGATGTGTGTCCGCTGGATTGCTGTCCCGCACCGGCGATGCGGGCGCGGCCGTAG